In Erigeron canadensis isolate Cc75 chromosome 1, C_canadensis_v1, whole genome shotgun sequence, a single window of DNA contains:
- the LOC122604182 gene encoding uncharacterized protein LOC122604182 produces MKFEKVIYYISRTVVTHTDGNYSNRSNRAEPSVVRSLVSPDNVVADVNGVENVVEPRVMVAPRVHNFKYESFKKCGAKEFDGTLDVVGAMEWLADIEVVFASGYCPDNMKVLCATRVLTKNARNWWRSATVSLTPEVLAAMPWGTFREKFLEEYVGTRELRLIEKEFRALIAKPGAIGEYARSFTEKLQFVGRMVPREIDQIESYCDGLPASYRGLCRQHTTLSVVIKESKRLDDDFKTEKGVTKDDDKKSGFKRRFNGSSNSNKRFKGGSTSNGDKDKKKSSTWCSACKSYHDGSCSDKTKRCDKCGNTGHATTICKDKTRCYKCKETGHLIVDCPQMNNDGKNATDPKPKVHALQMTVEAAKDNDEVVSGTFLVNSKLAFVLFDLGANRSFVSTLFAPKLERVITPLDCSIEVEIANGTISNICEGYDNCSIEIEGRSFPVHLLPTTLAGFDIMIGMDWLFQNDATIICSQKIVRFPTPEGKVFSVYGDKKKGSINIINLMKALNCIRHNKNHFLAYVIDTRKEKSSISNVDVVFEFSDVFPDDLFGIPPDREVTFHIDLVPGATPVAKAPYRLAPTEMKELMSQLQELLDKGFIQPSSSPWGAPFLFVKKKDGSMRICIDYRELNKRTVKNKYPLQRIDDLFDELHGASYFSKIDLRSGYHQLKVKKEDVAKTTFRTRYGHYEFLVMPFGLTNAPAGFMDLMNRSKEEHREHLRVVLKALREKKLYAKYSKCIKVDPTKIEAISKWEQPKTPTEIKSFLGLAGYYRRFIQDFSRIAKPMTELTKKGVKFVWTDAQEKAFQTLKTKLCEAPILALPEGTDDLIVYSDTSISGLGYVLMQRDKVIAYASRQLKPHEKNYPTHDLELAVVVFALKLWRHYLYGTKCTLYTDHKSFQYVFSQKEMNVRQRRWKELLKDYDCEIKYHPGKANVVTDALSRKVQNFSCRLMSMVVQAKSGLLDRIKEDQVKALMKDNIDKENIGKKKRLAMETKSRGFWTYKGRI; encoded by the exons atgaAATTTGAGAAAGttatttactacatttctaGGACGGTTGTTACACATACTGATGGAAACTATTCCAACCGCTCAAACCGTGCTGAGCCGTCTGTTGTAAGGTCGTTGGTTTCTCCTGATAATGTGGTTGCTGATGTGAATGGTGTGGAAAATGTAGTGGAGCCTCGTGTTATGGTTGCTCCTCGTGTCCATAACTTTAAATATGAGAGCTTTAAGAAGTGTGGTGCTAAGGAGTTTGACGGCACACTTGATGTAGTGGGTGCCATGGAATGGCTTGCTGATATTGAAGTGGTTTTTGCTTCAGGCTACTGCCCTGATAATATGAAGGTGTTATGTGCTACTCGTGTGTTAACGAAAAATGCTCGCAACTGGTGGAGATCAGCTACTGTTTCATTGACTCCCGAGGTACTTGCTGCTATGCCTTGGGGTACATTCAGGGAAAAGTTTTTGGAAGAATATGTGGGTACTCGTGAGTTGAGGTTGATTGAGAAAGAATTTAGAGCTTTGATCGCTAAGCCTGGTGCCATAGGTGAGTATGCACGCTCATTTACGGAAAAGCTCCAGTTTGTAGGTCGTATGGTACCTAGAGAGATAGATCAGATTGAATCTTACTGTGATGGTCTTCCTGCTAGTTATCGTGGTCTCTGTAGGCAACATACTACATTGTCTGTTGTGATTAAAGAGTCTAAGAGGTTAGATGATGACTTCAAAACTGAAAAAGGGGTTACTAAAGATGATGATAAGAAATCTGGTTTCAAGAGAAGGTTCAATGGGTCTTCGAATTCTAATAAGAGGTTCAAAGGTGGTTCAACTTCAAATGGGGATAAGGATAAGAAGAAGAGTAGCACATGGTGTTCGGCATGCAAGTCATATCATGATGGGTCATGTTCCGACAAGACCAAGAGATGTGATAAGTGTGGTAACACAGGTCATGCCACAACTATTTGTAAAGACAAGACTCGTTGCTATAAGTGTAAAGAAACAGGTcatttgattgttgattgtccTCAGATGAACAATGATGGTAAGAATGCAACTGATCCAAAACCAAAAGTTCATGCTCTTCAGATGACAGTTGAGGCTGCTAAGGACAACGATGAGGTAGTAAGCGGTACTTTTCTTGttaattcaaaacttgctttTGTCCTTTTTGATTTGGGTGCAAATAGGTCTTTTGTGTCTACATTGTTTGCTCCTAAGCTTGAAAGAGTTATTACTCCCCTTGATTGTTCTATAGAAGTAGAGATTGCTAACGGTACTATTAGTAATATTTGTGAGGGTTATGATAATTGTTCTATTGAGATTGAAGGTCGTTCTTTTCCGGTTCATTTATTGCCTACTACTCTTGCTGGCTTTGATATAATGATAGGCATGGACTGGTTGTTTCAAAATGATGCTACCATTATATGTTCTCAAAAGATCGTGCGTTTCCCTACTCCGGAGGGTAAAGTCTTTTCTGTTTATGGAGATAAGAAGAAAGGGAGTATAAATatcattaatttgatgaagGCTCTCAACTGCATTCGGCATAATAAGAATCACTTTCTTGCTTATGTTATTGATACACGAAAGGAGAAGTCTTCTATCTCTAATGTTGATgtggtttttgaattttctgaTGTCTTTCCGGATGATCTTTTCGGTATTCCTCCTGACCGTGAGGTCACTTTTCATATTGATCTTGTACCCGGTGCTACTCCTGTTGCAAAAGCACCATATCGTTTAGCCCCTACAGAAATGAAAGAGTTAATGTCTCAGCTTCAAGAGCTACTTGACAAAGGTTTCATACAACCAAGTTCCTCGCCTTGGGGAGCTCCGTTTCtctttgtcaaaaagaaagatggttctatGCGCATTTGCATAGACTACCGTGAGCTGAATAAGCGAACGGTGAAGAATAAGTATCCTCTCCAGCGCATTGATGATCTCTTTGATGAGCTCCATGGTGCTTCTTATTTCTCTAAGATTGATTTACGGTCCGGTTATCATCAATTAAAGGTCAAAAAGGAAGATGTAGCCAAAACAACTTTTCGTACACGTTATGGGCACTATGAGTTTCTTGTCATGCCATTTGGGTTGACAAATGCTCCAGCCGGTTTTATGGATTTAATGAATCGG TCTAAAGAAGAGCACCGTGAGCACTTAAGAGTCGTTCTTAAGGCTCTAAGGGAAAAGAAGCTTTACGCAAAGTACTCCAAGT GTATTAAAGTTGATCCCACGAAGATTGAAGCTATCTCTAAATGGGAACAACCAAAGACACCTACGGAGATCAAGAGTTTTCTTGGTTTAGCGGGCTAttataggaggttcattcaagaTTTCTCTCGTATAGCCAAGCCTATGACCGAATTGACAAAGAAAGGGGTGAAGTTTGTATGGACTGATGCTCAAGAAAAGGCTTTTCAAACGCTAAAGACCAAGTTATGTGAAGCCCCAATCCTTGCCTTACCCGAAGGTACCGATGATCTTATTGTTTATAGTGACACTTCTATTTCAGGTTTAGGTTATGTTCTTATGCAAAGAGACAAGGTTATTGCCTATGCTTCACGTCAGTTGAAGCCTCATGAAAAGAACTACCCGACCCATGATCTAGAGTTGGCTGTTGTGGTATTTGCTTTAAAGTTGTGGAGGCATTATTTATATGGCACAAAGTGTACCTTGTACACTGATcataaaagttttcaatatgtGTTCTCACAAAAGGAAATGAATGTAAGACAAAGGAGATGGAAGGAACTTCTGAAGGATTATGATTGTGAAATTAAGTATCATCCCGGTAAAGCTAATGTGGTGACAGATGCATTGAGTAGAAAGGTGCAGAATTTCTCTTGTAGATTGATGAGTATGGTTGTACAAGCTAAGTCGGGGTTACTTGATCGCATCAAGGAAGATCAAGTGAAGGCTTTGATGAAGGATAATATTGACAAGGAAAATATTGGAAAGAAGAAACGTCTTGCCATGGAAACGAAGAGCCGTGGTTTCTGGACATATAAGGGTCGAATTTAG